One segment of Hippopotamus amphibius kiboko isolate mHipAmp2 chromosome 2, mHipAmp2.hap2, whole genome shotgun sequence DNA contains the following:
- the TSC1 gene encoding hamartin isoform X1 gives MAQQANIGELLSMLDSPMLSVRDDVTAVFKENLNSDRGPMLVNTLVDYYLETNSQPVLHILTTLQEPHDKHLLDKMNEYVGKAASRLSTLSLLGHVVRLQPSWKHKLSQAPLLPSLLKCLKMDTDVIVLTTGVLVLISMLPMIPQSGKQHLHDFFDIFGRLSSWCLKKPGHVTEVYLVHLHASVYALFHRLYGMYPCNFVSFLRSHYSMKENLETFEEVVKPMMEHVRIHPELVTGSKDHELDPRRWKRLETHDVVIECAKISLDPTEASYEDGYSVSHQISARFPHRSADVTASPYVDTQNSYGSAASTPHSTSRLTLLNTPGQLPQTLSSPSTRLLTEPPQATLWSPSMVCGMTTPPTSPGNVPPDLSHPYSKVFGTAAGGRGAPLGTPATSPPPAPPCHSDDYVHISLPQALATAPKKEERTDSARPCLHRQHHLPNDRGSEEPTGSKGSVTLSDLPGFLGDLASEEDSIEKDREEAAISKELSEITTADAEPLVPRGGFDSPFYRDSLPGCPRKTHSAACSAQGTSANPEPFNSSLDKLGPDTPKQAFTPIDLPCRGAEESPAGHRELQALLESSILTPSPCKIPLHKEVGCGSGQPAPYDHLFEVALPKTAHHFVSKKTEELLKKAKGNAEEDYMPSASPMEVLDRLIQQGADAHSKELSRLSLPSKSVDWTHFGGSPPSDEIRTLRNQLLLLHNQLLYERFKRQQHALRNRRLLRKVIRAAALEEHNAAMKDQLKLQEKDIQIWKVSLQKEQARYSQLQEQRDTVVTHLHSQIRQLQHDREEFYNQSQELQTKLEDCRNMIAELRVELKKANSKVCHTELLLSQVSQKLSNSESVQQQMEFLNRQLLVLGEVNELYLEQLQSKHSDTTKEVEMMKTAYRKELEKNRSHVLQQNQRLDTAQKRILELESHLAKKDHLLLEQKKYLEDVKLQARGQLQASESRYEAQKRITQVFELEILDLYGRLEKDGLLKKLEEEKAEAAEAAEERLDCCRDGCSDLVTGHNEEASSRNGETKPPRPSGARGGSGSRGGGGGSSSSSELSTPEKPLNPRAGPFSSRWETAVGEPSVGIPATVGSLPSSKSFLGMKARELFRNKSESQCDEDGLTSSGLSETLKTELGEDSGVEAKPPLNVDGPQPPPLQPDSVGQLRIMDYNEAQHGHS, from the exons ATGGCCCAGCAAGCAAATATTGGGGAGCTCCTCTCCATGCTGGATTCCCCCATGCTGAGTGTGCGTGATGACGTAACAGCCGTCTTTAAAGAGAACCTCAATTCTG accGTGGTCCGATGCTTGTCAACACCTTGGTGGATTATTACCTGGAAACCAATTCTCAGCCTGTATTGCACATCCTGACTACCTTGCAAGAGCCACATGATAAG CACCTCTTGGACAAAATGAATGAATACGTGGGCAAAGCCGCCTCTCGGTTATCCACCCTCTCGTTACTGGGCCACGTCGTGAGGCTGCAGCCATCTTGGAAGCATAAGCTCTCTCAAGCACCTCTTTTGCCTTCTTTACTAAAATGTCTCAAG ATGGACACCGACGTCATCGTCCTCACCACGGGGGTCTTAGTGTTGATATCCATGCTCCCAATGATTCCGCAGTCGGGGAAGCAGCACCTTCAcgatttctttgatatttttggcCGTCTTTCGTCATGGTGCCTGAAGAAGCCAG GCCACGTGACGGAAGTCTATCTCGTCCACCTCCACGCCAGTGTTTACGCTCTCTTCCATCGCCTGTATGGGATGTACCCTTGCAACTTTGTCTCTTTTCTGCGTTCTCACTACAGTATGAAGGAAAACCTAGAGACTTTTGAAGAAGTGGTCAAG CCAATGATGGAGCACGTGCGAATTCACCCAGAATTAGTGACTGGATCCAAGGACCATGAACTGGACCCTCGAAG GTGGAAGAGGTTAGAAACACATGATGTTGTCATAGAATGTGCCAAAATCTCTCTGGACCCTACGGAAGCCTCATATGAAGATGGCTATTCTGTGTCCCACCAGATCTCAGCCCGTTTCCCTCATCGTTCAGCTGATGTCACCGCCAGTCCTTATGTTGACACACAGAATAGCTATG GGAGTGCTGCTTCTACCCCTCACTCCACTTCTCGGCTGACGTTGTTAAACACGCCAGGGCAGCTACCTCAGACTCTGAGTTCCCCATCGACACGGCTGTTAACTGAGCCGCCACAA GCTACTCTTTGGAGCCCATCTATGGTTTGTGGGATGACCACTCCTCCGACTTCTCCTGGAAATGTCCCACCTGATTTGTCACACCCTTACAGTAAAGTCTTCGGTACAGCGG CAGGTGGAAGAGGAGCTCCTCTGGGAACCCCTGCAacctctcctcctccagccccaccctgccATTCGGATGACTACGTGCACATTTCACTCCCACAGGCCCTGGCCACAGCCCCCAAGAAG GAAGAGAGAACAGATTCTGCAAGGCCCTGTCTACACAGACAACACCATCTTCCGAATGACAGAGGATCAG aagaGCCAACCGGGAGCAAAGGATCTGTCACTCTCAGTGATCTTCCAGGGTTTTTAGGCGACCTGGCTTCTGAAGAAGATAGCATTGAGAAAGATAGAGAGGAAG CGGCGATATCTAAAGAACTGTCTGAGATCACGACGGCTGACGCCGAGCCCCTGGTTCCTCGTGGAGGCTTTGACTCTCCCTTCTACCGGGACAGTCTCCCGGGCTGCCCGCGAAAGACCCACTCAGCCGCCTGCAGCGCTCAGGGCACCAGTGCGAACCCTGAGCCTTTCAACTCCTCCCTGGACAAGCTGGGGCCTGACACACCTAAGCAGGCCTTTACCCCCATAGACCTTCCCTGCAGGGGTGCCGAGGAGAGCCCCGCCGGGCACAGAGAGCTCCAGGCCTTGCTGGAGAGCAGCATCCTCACTCCCAGCCCTTGTAAAATCCCACTGCACAAGGAAGTGGGGTGTGGCAGTGGGCAGCCTGCCCCGTATGATCATCTTTTTGAGGTGGCGTTGCCAAAGACTGCCCATCATTTTGTCAGCAAGAAGACCGAGGAGCTGCTAAAGAAAGCGAAAGGGAACGCAGAAGAGGACTACATGCCGTCCGCCTCCCCCATGGAGGTGCTGGACAGGCTGATACAGCAGGGGGCAGATGCACACAGCAAGGAGCTCAGCAG GTTGTCCTTACCCAGCAAGTCTGTGGACTGGACCCACTTTGGAG GCTCTCCTCCCTCAGATGAGATCCGCACCCTCCGTAACCAGTTGCTTTTACTGCACAACCAGTTACTCTATGAGCGTTTTAAGAGGCAGCAGCACGCGCTCCGGAACAGGCGGCTCCTGCGCAAGGTGATCAGGGCGGCGGCTCTGGAGGAGCACAACGCGGCCATG AAAGACCAGTTGAAGTTACAAGAGAAAGACATCCAGATATGGAAGGTTAGTCTGCAGAAAGAACAAGCCAGATACAGTCAGCTTCAGGAGCAGCGAGACACAGTGGTCACCCACCTCCACAGCCAGATCAGACAGCTGCAGCACGACCGGGAGGAGTTCTACAACCAGAGCCAGGAGTTACAG ACGAAGCTGGAGGACTGCAGGAACATGATTGCAGAGCTGCGCGTGGAACTGAAGAAGGCCAACAGCAAGGTGTGCCACACGGAGCTGCTACTCAGCCAGGTGTCTCAGAAG CTCTCAAATAGTGAGTCAGTCCAACAGCAGATGGAGTTCTTGAACAGACAGCTGTTGGTTCTTGGGGAAGTCAACGAGCTGTACCTGGAACAGCTGCAGAGCAAGCATTCAGACACCACAAAG gaagtAGAAATGATGAAAACTGCATATcggaaagaactagaaaaaaacagaagccacGTTCTCCAGCAGAATCAGAGGCTCGATACTGCTCAAAAAAGGATTTTGGAACTGGAATCTCATCTGGCCAAGAAAGACCACCTTCTTttggaacagaaaaaatatttagaggATGTCAAACTCCAGGCAAG AGGACAGCTGCAGGCCTCAGAGAGCAGGTATGAGGCTCAGAAGAGGATCACCCAAGTGTTTGAATTGGAGATCTTAGACTTGTACGGCAGGTTGGAGAAGGATGGTCTCCTGAAAaaacttgaagaagaaaaagcagaagcagcagaagcagcagaagaaaG GCTCGACTGTTGTCGTGACGGCTGCTCGGATCTTGTGACAGGGCACAATGAAGAGGCGTCTAGCCGAAATGGTGAGACCAAGCCCCCCAGGCCCAGCGGCGCCCGGGGCGGTAGTGGAAGTAGAGGCGGTGgaggtggcagcagcagcagcagtgagctTTCTACCCCGGAGAAGCCCCTAAACCCGAGGGCGGGCCCGTTCAGCAGTCGGTGGGAAACTGCCGTGGGAGAGCCCTCCGTGGGCATCCCTGCGACTGTTGGCTCACTGCCCAGTTCAAAAAGCTTCCTGGGCATGAAGGCGCGCGAGTTATTTCGTAATAAGAGTGAGAGCCAGTGCGATGAGGACGGCCTGACCAGCAGTGGCCTTTCTGAGACCCTAAAGACAGAGCTGGGCGAAGACTCGGGCGTGGAAGCCAAGCCTCCCCTGAACGTGGACGGCCCGCAGCCGCCGCCCCTGCAGCCGGACAGCGTGGGGCAGCTCCGCATCATGGACTACAACGAGGCACAGCACGGGCACAGCTAG
- the TSC1 gene encoding hamartin isoform X4, which translates to MAQQANIGELLSMLDSPMLSVRDDVTAVFKENLNSDRGPMLVNTLVDYYLETNSQPVLHILTTLQEPHDKHLLDKMNEYVGKAASRLSTLSLLGHVVRLQPSWKHKLSQAPLLPSLLKCLKMDTDVIVLTTGVLVLISMLPMIPQSGKQHLHDFFDIFGRLSSWCLKKPGHVTEVYLVHLHASVYALFHRLYGMYPCNFVSFLRSHYSMKENLETFEEVVKPMMEHVRIHPELVTGSKDHELDPRRWKRLETHDVVIECAKISLDPTEASYEDGYSVSHQISARFPHRSADVTASPYVDTQNSYGSAASTPHSTSRLTLLNTPGQLPQTLSSPSTRLLTEPPQATLWSPSMVCGMTTPPTSPGNVPPDLSHPYSKVFGTAGGRGAPLGTPATSPPPAPPCHSDDYVHISLPQALATAPKKEERTDSARPCLHRQHHLPNDRGSEEPTGSKGSVTLSDLPGFLGDLASEEDSIEKDREEAAISKELSEITTADAEPLVPRGGFDSPFYRDSLPGCPRKTHSAACSAQGTSANPEPFNSSLDKLGPDTPKQAFTPIDLPCRGAEESPAGHRELQALLESSILTPSPCKIPLHKEVGCGSGQPAPYDHLFEVALPKTAHHFVSKKTEELLKKAKGNAEEDYMPSASPMEVLDRLIQQGADAHSKELSRLSLPSKSVDWTHFGDEIRTLRNQLLLLHNQLLYERFKRQQHALRNRRLLRKVIRAAALEEHNAAMKDQLKLQEKDIQIWKVSLQKEQARYSQLQEQRDTVVTHLHSQIRQLQHDREEFYNQSQELQTKLEDCRNMIAELRVELKKANSKVCHTELLLSQVSQKLSNSESVQQQMEFLNRQLLVLGEVNELYLEQLQSKHSDTTKEVEMMKTAYRKELEKNRSHVLQQNQRLDTAQKRILELESHLAKKDHLLLEQKKYLEDVKLQARGQLQASESRYEAQKRITQVFELEILDLYGRLEKDGLLKKLEEEKAEAAEAAEERLDCCRDGCSDLVTGHNEEASSRNGETKPPRPSGARGGSGSRGGGGGSSSSSELSTPEKPLNPRAGPFSSRWETAVGEPSVGIPATVGSLPSSKSFLGMKARELFRNKSESQCDEDGLTSSGLSETLKTELGEDSGVEAKPPLNVDGPQPPPLQPDSVGQLRIMDYNEAQHGHS; encoded by the exons ATGGCCCAGCAAGCAAATATTGGGGAGCTCCTCTCCATGCTGGATTCCCCCATGCTGAGTGTGCGTGATGACGTAACAGCCGTCTTTAAAGAGAACCTCAATTCTG accGTGGTCCGATGCTTGTCAACACCTTGGTGGATTATTACCTGGAAACCAATTCTCAGCCTGTATTGCACATCCTGACTACCTTGCAAGAGCCACATGATAAG CACCTCTTGGACAAAATGAATGAATACGTGGGCAAAGCCGCCTCTCGGTTATCCACCCTCTCGTTACTGGGCCACGTCGTGAGGCTGCAGCCATCTTGGAAGCATAAGCTCTCTCAAGCACCTCTTTTGCCTTCTTTACTAAAATGTCTCAAG ATGGACACCGACGTCATCGTCCTCACCACGGGGGTCTTAGTGTTGATATCCATGCTCCCAATGATTCCGCAGTCGGGGAAGCAGCACCTTCAcgatttctttgatatttttggcCGTCTTTCGTCATGGTGCCTGAAGAAGCCAG GCCACGTGACGGAAGTCTATCTCGTCCACCTCCACGCCAGTGTTTACGCTCTCTTCCATCGCCTGTATGGGATGTACCCTTGCAACTTTGTCTCTTTTCTGCGTTCTCACTACAGTATGAAGGAAAACCTAGAGACTTTTGAAGAAGTGGTCAAG CCAATGATGGAGCACGTGCGAATTCACCCAGAATTAGTGACTGGATCCAAGGACCATGAACTGGACCCTCGAAG GTGGAAGAGGTTAGAAACACATGATGTTGTCATAGAATGTGCCAAAATCTCTCTGGACCCTACGGAAGCCTCATATGAAGATGGCTATTCTGTGTCCCACCAGATCTCAGCCCGTTTCCCTCATCGTTCAGCTGATGTCACCGCCAGTCCTTATGTTGACACACAGAATAGCTATG GGAGTGCTGCTTCTACCCCTCACTCCACTTCTCGGCTGACGTTGTTAAACACGCCAGGGCAGCTACCTCAGACTCTGAGTTCCCCATCGACACGGCTGTTAACTGAGCCGCCACAA GCTACTCTTTGGAGCCCATCTATGGTTTGTGGGATGACCACTCCTCCGACTTCTCCTGGAAATGTCCCACCTGATTTGTCACACCCTTACAGTAAAGTCTTCGGTACAGCGG GTGGAAGAGGAGCTCCTCTGGGAACCCCTGCAacctctcctcctccagccccaccctgccATTCGGATGACTACGTGCACATTTCACTCCCACAGGCCCTGGCCACAGCCCCCAAGAAG GAAGAGAGAACAGATTCTGCAAGGCCCTGTCTACACAGACAACACCATCTTCCGAATGACAGAGGATCAG aagaGCCAACCGGGAGCAAAGGATCTGTCACTCTCAGTGATCTTCCAGGGTTTTTAGGCGACCTGGCTTCTGAAGAAGATAGCATTGAGAAAGATAGAGAGGAAG CGGCGATATCTAAAGAACTGTCTGAGATCACGACGGCTGACGCCGAGCCCCTGGTTCCTCGTGGAGGCTTTGACTCTCCCTTCTACCGGGACAGTCTCCCGGGCTGCCCGCGAAAGACCCACTCAGCCGCCTGCAGCGCTCAGGGCACCAGTGCGAACCCTGAGCCTTTCAACTCCTCCCTGGACAAGCTGGGGCCTGACACACCTAAGCAGGCCTTTACCCCCATAGACCTTCCCTGCAGGGGTGCCGAGGAGAGCCCCGCCGGGCACAGAGAGCTCCAGGCCTTGCTGGAGAGCAGCATCCTCACTCCCAGCCCTTGTAAAATCCCACTGCACAAGGAAGTGGGGTGTGGCAGTGGGCAGCCTGCCCCGTATGATCATCTTTTTGAGGTGGCGTTGCCAAAGACTGCCCATCATTTTGTCAGCAAGAAGACCGAGGAGCTGCTAAAGAAAGCGAAAGGGAACGCAGAAGAGGACTACATGCCGTCCGCCTCCCCCATGGAGGTGCTGGACAGGCTGATACAGCAGGGGGCAGATGCACACAGCAAGGAGCTCAGCAG GTTGTCCTTACCCAGCAAGTCTGTGGACTGGACCCACTTTGGAG ATGAGATCCGCACCCTCCGTAACCAGTTGCTTTTACTGCACAACCAGTTACTCTATGAGCGTTTTAAGAGGCAGCAGCACGCGCTCCGGAACAGGCGGCTCCTGCGCAAGGTGATCAGGGCGGCGGCTCTGGAGGAGCACAACGCGGCCATG AAAGACCAGTTGAAGTTACAAGAGAAAGACATCCAGATATGGAAGGTTAGTCTGCAGAAAGAACAAGCCAGATACAGTCAGCTTCAGGAGCAGCGAGACACAGTGGTCACCCACCTCCACAGCCAGATCAGACAGCTGCAGCACGACCGGGAGGAGTTCTACAACCAGAGCCAGGAGTTACAG ACGAAGCTGGAGGACTGCAGGAACATGATTGCAGAGCTGCGCGTGGAACTGAAGAAGGCCAACAGCAAGGTGTGCCACACGGAGCTGCTACTCAGCCAGGTGTCTCAGAAG CTCTCAAATAGTGAGTCAGTCCAACAGCAGATGGAGTTCTTGAACAGACAGCTGTTGGTTCTTGGGGAAGTCAACGAGCTGTACCTGGAACAGCTGCAGAGCAAGCATTCAGACACCACAAAG gaagtAGAAATGATGAAAACTGCATATcggaaagaactagaaaaaaacagaagccacGTTCTCCAGCAGAATCAGAGGCTCGATACTGCTCAAAAAAGGATTTTGGAACTGGAATCTCATCTGGCCAAGAAAGACCACCTTCTTttggaacagaaaaaatatttagaggATGTCAAACTCCAGGCAAG AGGACAGCTGCAGGCCTCAGAGAGCAGGTATGAGGCTCAGAAGAGGATCACCCAAGTGTTTGAATTGGAGATCTTAGACTTGTACGGCAGGTTGGAGAAGGATGGTCTCCTGAAAaaacttgaagaagaaaaagcagaagcagcagaagcagcagaagaaaG GCTCGACTGTTGTCGTGACGGCTGCTCGGATCTTGTGACAGGGCACAATGAAGAGGCGTCTAGCCGAAATGGTGAGACCAAGCCCCCCAGGCCCAGCGGCGCCCGGGGCGGTAGTGGAAGTAGAGGCGGTGgaggtggcagcagcagcagcagtgagctTTCTACCCCGGAGAAGCCCCTAAACCCGAGGGCGGGCCCGTTCAGCAGTCGGTGGGAAACTGCCGTGGGAGAGCCCTCCGTGGGCATCCCTGCGACTGTTGGCTCACTGCCCAGTTCAAAAAGCTTCCTGGGCATGAAGGCGCGCGAGTTATTTCGTAATAAGAGTGAGAGCCAGTGCGATGAGGACGGCCTGACCAGCAGTGGCCTTTCTGAGACCCTAAAGACAGAGCTGGGCGAAGACTCGGGCGTGGAAGCCAAGCCTCCCCTGAACGTGGACGGCCCGCAGCCGCCGCCCCTGCAGCCGGACAGCGTGGGGCAGCTCCGCATCATGGACTACAACGAGGCACAGCACGGGCACAGCTAG
- the TSC1 gene encoding hamartin isoform X3, translating into MAQQANIGELLSMLDSPMLSVRDDVTAVFKENLNSDRGPMLVNTLVDYYLETNSQPVLHILTTLQEPHDKHLLDKMNEYVGKAASRLSTLSLLGHVVRLQPSWKHKLSQAPLLPSLLKCLKMDTDVIVLTTGVLVLISMLPMIPQSGKQHLHDFFDIFGRLSSWCLKKPGHVTEVYLVHLHASVYALFHRLYGMYPCNFVSFLRSHYSMKENLETFEEVVKPMMEHVRIHPELVTGSKDHELDPRRWKRLETHDVVIECAKISLDPTEASYEDGYSVSHQISARFPHRSADVTASPYVDTQNSYGSAASTPHSTSRLTLLNTPGQLPQTLSSPSTRLLTEPPQATLWSPSMVCGMTTPPTSPGNVPPDLSHPYSKVFGTAAGGRGAPLGTPATSPPPAPPCHSDDYVHISLPQALATAPKKEERTDSARPCLHRQHHLPNDRGSEEPTGSKGSVTLSDLPGFLGDLASEEDSIEKDREEAAISKELSEITTADAEPLVPRGGFDSPFYRDSLPGCPRKTHSAACSAQGTSANPEPFNSSLDKLGPDTPKQAFTPIDLPCRGAEESPAGHRELQALLESSILTPSPCKIPLHKEVGCGSGQPAPYDHLFEVALPKTAHHFVSKKTEELLKKAKGNAEEDYMPSASPMEVLDRLIQQGADAHSKELSRLSLPSKSVDWTHFGDEIRTLRNQLLLLHNQLLYERFKRQQHALRNRRLLRKVIRAAALEEHNAAMKDQLKLQEKDIQIWKVSLQKEQARYSQLQEQRDTVVTHLHSQIRQLQHDREEFYNQSQELQTKLEDCRNMIAELRVELKKANSKVCHTELLLSQVSQKLSNSESVQQQMEFLNRQLLVLGEVNELYLEQLQSKHSDTTKEVEMMKTAYRKELEKNRSHVLQQNQRLDTAQKRILELESHLAKKDHLLLEQKKYLEDVKLQARGQLQASESRYEAQKRITQVFELEILDLYGRLEKDGLLKKLEEEKAEAAEAAEERLDCCRDGCSDLVTGHNEEASSRNGETKPPRPSGARGGSGSRGGGGGSSSSSELSTPEKPLNPRAGPFSSRWETAVGEPSVGIPATVGSLPSSKSFLGMKARELFRNKSESQCDEDGLTSSGLSETLKTELGEDSGVEAKPPLNVDGPQPPPLQPDSVGQLRIMDYNEAQHGHS; encoded by the exons ATGGCCCAGCAAGCAAATATTGGGGAGCTCCTCTCCATGCTGGATTCCCCCATGCTGAGTGTGCGTGATGACGTAACAGCCGTCTTTAAAGAGAACCTCAATTCTG accGTGGTCCGATGCTTGTCAACACCTTGGTGGATTATTACCTGGAAACCAATTCTCAGCCTGTATTGCACATCCTGACTACCTTGCAAGAGCCACATGATAAG CACCTCTTGGACAAAATGAATGAATACGTGGGCAAAGCCGCCTCTCGGTTATCCACCCTCTCGTTACTGGGCCACGTCGTGAGGCTGCAGCCATCTTGGAAGCATAAGCTCTCTCAAGCACCTCTTTTGCCTTCTTTACTAAAATGTCTCAAG ATGGACACCGACGTCATCGTCCTCACCACGGGGGTCTTAGTGTTGATATCCATGCTCCCAATGATTCCGCAGTCGGGGAAGCAGCACCTTCAcgatttctttgatatttttggcCGTCTTTCGTCATGGTGCCTGAAGAAGCCAG GCCACGTGACGGAAGTCTATCTCGTCCACCTCCACGCCAGTGTTTACGCTCTCTTCCATCGCCTGTATGGGATGTACCCTTGCAACTTTGTCTCTTTTCTGCGTTCTCACTACAGTATGAAGGAAAACCTAGAGACTTTTGAAGAAGTGGTCAAG CCAATGATGGAGCACGTGCGAATTCACCCAGAATTAGTGACTGGATCCAAGGACCATGAACTGGACCCTCGAAG GTGGAAGAGGTTAGAAACACATGATGTTGTCATAGAATGTGCCAAAATCTCTCTGGACCCTACGGAAGCCTCATATGAAGATGGCTATTCTGTGTCCCACCAGATCTCAGCCCGTTTCCCTCATCGTTCAGCTGATGTCACCGCCAGTCCTTATGTTGACACACAGAATAGCTATG GGAGTGCTGCTTCTACCCCTCACTCCACTTCTCGGCTGACGTTGTTAAACACGCCAGGGCAGCTACCTCAGACTCTGAGTTCCCCATCGACACGGCTGTTAACTGAGCCGCCACAA GCTACTCTTTGGAGCCCATCTATGGTTTGTGGGATGACCACTCCTCCGACTTCTCCTGGAAATGTCCCACCTGATTTGTCACACCCTTACAGTAAAGTCTTCGGTACAGCGG CAGGTGGAAGAGGAGCTCCTCTGGGAACCCCTGCAacctctcctcctccagccccaccctgccATTCGGATGACTACGTGCACATTTCACTCCCACAGGCCCTGGCCACAGCCCCCAAGAAG GAAGAGAGAACAGATTCTGCAAGGCCCTGTCTACACAGACAACACCATCTTCCGAATGACAGAGGATCAG aagaGCCAACCGGGAGCAAAGGATCTGTCACTCTCAGTGATCTTCCAGGGTTTTTAGGCGACCTGGCTTCTGAAGAAGATAGCATTGAGAAAGATAGAGAGGAAG CGGCGATATCTAAAGAACTGTCTGAGATCACGACGGCTGACGCCGAGCCCCTGGTTCCTCGTGGAGGCTTTGACTCTCCCTTCTACCGGGACAGTCTCCCGGGCTGCCCGCGAAAGACCCACTCAGCCGCCTGCAGCGCTCAGGGCACCAGTGCGAACCCTGAGCCTTTCAACTCCTCCCTGGACAAGCTGGGGCCTGACACACCTAAGCAGGCCTTTACCCCCATAGACCTTCCCTGCAGGGGTGCCGAGGAGAGCCCCGCCGGGCACAGAGAGCTCCAGGCCTTGCTGGAGAGCAGCATCCTCACTCCCAGCCCTTGTAAAATCCCACTGCACAAGGAAGTGGGGTGTGGCAGTGGGCAGCCTGCCCCGTATGATCATCTTTTTGAGGTGGCGTTGCCAAAGACTGCCCATCATTTTGTCAGCAAGAAGACCGAGGAGCTGCTAAAGAAAGCGAAAGGGAACGCAGAAGAGGACTACATGCCGTCCGCCTCCCCCATGGAGGTGCTGGACAGGCTGATACAGCAGGGGGCAGATGCACACAGCAAGGAGCTCAGCAG GTTGTCCTTACCCAGCAAGTCTGTGGACTGGACCCACTTTGGAG ATGAGATCCGCACCCTCCGTAACCAGTTGCTTTTACTGCACAACCAGTTACTCTATGAGCGTTTTAAGAGGCAGCAGCACGCGCTCCGGAACAGGCGGCTCCTGCGCAAGGTGATCAGGGCGGCGGCTCTGGAGGAGCACAACGCGGCCATG AAAGACCAGTTGAAGTTACAAGAGAAAGACATCCAGATATGGAAGGTTAGTCTGCAGAAAGAACAAGCCAGATACAGTCAGCTTCAGGAGCAGCGAGACACAGTGGTCACCCACCTCCACAGCCAGATCAGACAGCTGCAGCACGACCGGGAGGAGTTCTACAACCAGAGCCAGGAGTTACAG ACGAAGCTGGAGGACTGCAGGAACATGATTGCAGAGCTGCGCGTGGAACTGAAGAAGGCCAACAGCAAGGTGTGCCACACGGAGCTGCTACTCAGCCAGGTGTCTCAGAAG CTCTCAAATAGTGAGTCAGTCCAACAGCAGATGGAGTTCTTGAACAGACAGCTGTTGGTTCTTGGGGAAGTCAACGAGCTGTACCTGGAACAGCTGCAGAGCAAGCATTCAGACACCACAAAG gaagtAGAAATGATGAAAACTGCATATcggaaagaactagaaaaaaacagaagccacGTTCTCCAGCAGAATCAGAGGCTCGATACTGCTCAAAAAAGGATTTTGGAACTGGAATCTCATCTGGCCAAGAAAGACCACCTTCTTttggaacagaaaaaatatttagaggATGTCAAACTCCAGGCAAG AGGACAGCTGCAGGCCTCAGAGAGCAGGTATGAGGCTCAGAAGAGGATCACCCAAGTGTTTGAATTGGAGATCTTAGACTTGTACGGCAGGTTGGAGAAGGATGGTCTCCTGAAAaaacttgaagaagaaaaagcagaagcagcagaagcagcagaagaaaG GCTCGACTGTTGTCGTGACGGCTGCTCGGATCTTGTGACAGGGCACAATGAAGAGGCGTCTAGCCGAAATGGTGAGACCAAGCCCCCCAGGCCCAGCGGCGCCCGGGGCGGTAGTGGAAGTAGAGGCGGTGgaggtggcagcagcagcagcagtgagctTTCTACCCCGGAGAAGCCCCTAAACCCGAGGGCGGGCCCGTTCAGCAGTCGGTGGGAAACTGCCGTGGGAGAGCCCTCCGTGGGCATCCCTGCGACTGTTGGCTCACTGCCCAGTTCAAAAAGCTTCCTGGGCATGAAGGCGCGCGAGTTATTTCGTAATAAGAGTGAGAGCCAGTGCGATGAGGACGGCCTGACCAGCAGTGGCCTTTCTGAGACCCTAAAGACAGAGCTGGGCGAAGACTCGGGCGTGGAAGCCAAGCCTCCCCTGAACGTGGACGGCCCGCAGCCGCCGCCCCTGCAGCCGGACAGCGTGGGGCAGCTCCGCATCATGGACTACAACGAGGCACAGCACGGGCACAGCTAG